In Synechococcus sp. PCC 6312, one genomic interval encodes:
- a CDS encoding AAA family ATPase, with translation MTPKIIFFKVLRTIAQKHKEEIVDLLGRLDDKYEVEIAIPRMNLERFPMAISLGDKKHGVPLQDWGSGTQNRTKILLSLLQARRMSQSASESDKITPIIIIEEPESFLHPSAQAEFGKLLQDLSKEFQVQVIATTHSPHMLSLEQPNCNLLLCRKIVGKQLRETYSTFN, from the coding sequence ATAACGCCCAAGATAATCTTTTTTAAGGTCTTAAGAACCATTGCTCAAAAGCATAAAGAAGAAATTGTAGATCTTCTTGGCAGATTAGATGATAAATATGAAGTAGAGATTGCCATTCCAAGGATGAACTTGGAGCGATTTCCGATGGCAATTTCTTTGGGAGACAAGAAGCATGGAGTACCGCTTCAAGATTGGGGAAGCGGCACTCAAAACCGAACAAAGATACTTCTGTCTCTTCTTCAAGCTAGGAGGATGAGCCAATCTGCTTCAGAGTCGGACAAGATTACACCCATTATCATAATTGAAGAACCAGAGAGCTTTCTTCACCCATCAGCTCAAGCTGAATTTGGAAAGCTTTTACAGGACTTGTCAAAAGAATTTCAGGTTCAGGTCATAGCAACTACACATAGCCCACATATGTTGAGCCTAGAGCAACCTAACTGCAATCTTCTATTGTGTAGAAAAATTGTAGGCAAACAGCTCCGAGAGACATATAGTACTTTCAATTAA
- a CDS encoding IS630 family transposase gives MPYSMDLRTRVVTFVKEGGSKAEASRRFQVCPATVYNWLNREDLRPTVVKRRQRKLDWAVLEQHVKDHPNARLCDRAAHFGVNIHAIWYALKQMKITRKKQQKYRERNPQERQVYLKQLQEIVKRQGSRCLVYIDESGFDNRVSQPWGWAQRGTKLFADRTGKREKRENLLMARCKDALLAPMVVEGSVDAGCFEKWLSEWVLPTLQVPSVLILDNAPIHRKNVIRDIAHQCAHQVLFLPKYSPDFNKIEHDFAALKKRRQYATPDTAIDDIIRDYANRNL, from the coding sequence ATGCCGTACAGCATGGATTTGCGCACCCGAGTCGTGACCTTTGTAAAAGAGGGTGGCAGCAAAGCAGAGGCATCTCGTCGGTTTCAGGTGTGTCCGGCAACGGTCTATAACTGGTTGAACCGAGAGGATTTACGTCCCACCGTTGTCAAACGTCGTCAGCGCAAGCTCGATTGGGCGGTTCTAGAACAGCACGTTAAAGACCACCCCAATGCCCGCCTCTGTGACCGAGCAGCCCATTTCGGGGTGAACATTCACGCCATTTGGTATGCCCTGAAGCAGATGAAAATTACCCGAAAAAAACAGCAAAAGTATCGAGAACGCAATCCTCAGGAACGTCAAGTCTATCTCAAGCAATTACAGGAGATTGTGAAGCGACAGGGGTCGAGATGTCTCGTTTACATCGATGAAAGTGGCTTTGACAACCGAGTCTCTCAACCCTGGGGGTGGGCCCAACGAGGCACCAAGCTTTTTGCAGACAGAACCGGAAAACGAGAAAAACGGGAAAATCTACTCATGGCCAGATGCAAAGATGCTCTATTAGCCCCCATGGTAGTTGAGGGAAGCGTTGATGCCGGATGTTTTGAGAAATGGCTGTCTGAGTGGGTATTACCGACCCTCCAAGTCCCGTCCGTGTTGATTTTAGACAATGCCCCGATTCACCGGAAAAATGTGATTCGAGACATTGCCCACCAATGCGCGCATCAGGTGCTCTTCCTACCCAAATACTCGCCAGACTTTAACAAGATTGAGCACGATTTTGCTGCCTTGAAGAAACGAAGACAGTATGCAACGCCAGACACCGCCATTGATGACATTATTCGAGACTATGCCAACCGCAATCTCTAA